One window of Channa argus isolate prfri chromosome 4, Channa argus male v1.0, whole genome shotgun sequence genomic DNA carries:
- the slc24a1 gene encoding sodium/potassium/calcium exchanger 1 yields the protein MYCTRRKRLQLNRILFLLSGVFLFTLYQLTISAKLHEPLPIPQIGEDFGEGSTELNDEVTAETQGLEKPLTATYEPTDQAASEMHVVNHTDTSSIPTESPLLPTTNQTFVHCIYVAPETPQKTPAPDPAPPVTTITPASPAEDQHIKGEYPEDIFSIEDRRRGWVALHIIGMMYMFVSLAIVCDEFFVPALGVITDKLAISDDVAGATFMAAGGSAPELFTSLIGVFIAHSNVGIGTIVGSAVFNILFVIGMCALFSREVLHLTWWPIFRDVSFYIFYLILLIIFFLDNVIMWWESMMLVAGYTLYVIFMKFNVQIEQAFKTQLHKHKNFVKVIALEEPEKTNGKGEDNALPAPDDKNRLKLKPSLQRGGSSASLHNSTMRNTIFQLMIHTLDPLGEGKFKDKAETLSNVARRKAESKTQDKSEDGGQKNEQAKEPEVAPGKETEKQEQPEDKKEDVPAGEDGSGDSGDSHSDEDDSDKDSSDSSDDDDDEKEEEEEVEKEDEPLSLEWPDTLRKQATYLFLLPIVFPLWLTVPDVRNQKSRRFFVVTFLGSIVWIAVFSYLMVWWAHQVGETIGISEEIMGLTILAAGTSIPDLITSVIVARKGLGDMAVSSSVGSNIFDITVGLPVPWLLYSSIHSLAPVAVSSNGLFCAIVLLFLMLLFVIISIASCKWKMNKVLGFTMFLLYFIFLVLSVMLEDRIIVCPISI from the exons ATGTATTGTACAAGAAGGAAGCGGCTGCAACTGAACAgaattctttttcttctctctgggGTTTTTCTCTTTACCTTGTACCAGCTGACCATCAGTGCCAAACTGCACGAGCCTTTGCCAATACCTCAGATTGGAGAGGACTTTGGGGAAGGTTCAACAGAGTTGAATGACGAGGTTACAGCAGAGACTCAAGGGCTGGAAAAACCTCTCACTGCAACATATGAGCCCACAGATCAAGCAGCATCTGAGATGCATGTGGTAAATCATACAGATACATCATCTATCCCCACCGAATCTCCACTATTGCCGACCACAAACCAGACTTTTGTGCATTGCATCTATGTTGCCCCTGAAACTCCACAGAAGACACCAGCACCAGATCCAGCTCCTCCTGTAACCACCATCACTCCAGCTTCTCCCGCTGAAGATCAACATATTAAGGGTGAATACCCAGAAGATATCTTTTCAATTGAAGACCGCAGACGAGGCTGGGTGGCCCTCCACATTATTGGGATGATGTACATGTTCGTGTCACTTGCAATTGTTTGTGATGAGTTCTTTGTTCCTGCGCTGGGGGTGATAACAGACAAGTTAGCCATCTCTGATGATGTGGCGGGAGCCACATTCATGGCTGCTGGAGGTTCTGCTCCTGAACTTTTTACCTCCTTGATAGGGGTCTTCATCGCCCACAGCAATGTTGGTATTGGCACAATAGTTGGCTCAGcagttttcaacattttgtttgtaattggaatgtgtgctttgttttctcGGGAGGTACTTCATTTAACCTGGTGGCCAATTTTTAGAGATGTATCCTTCTACATTTTTTACCTCATCTTACTTATAATCTTTTTCTTGGATAACGTCATAATGTGGTGGGAGAGCATGATGCTAGTGGCTGGTTACACTCTTTATGTGATTTTTATGAAGTTCAATGTGCAAATAGAGCAGGCCTTCAAGACCCAACTCCACAAACACAAGAACTTTGTCAAAGTTATTGCTTTGGAGGAACCTGAAAAG ACAAATGGGAAAGGTGAAGATAATGCTCTTCCTGCTCCAGACGACAAGAATCGGTTAAAG TTGAAGCCATCCCTTCAGCGAGGGGGAAGTTCAGCTTCCTTACACAACAGCACCATGAGAAACACCATCTTCCAACTTATGATTCACACATTAGACCCTCTAGGAGAAG GGAAATTTAAGGATAAGGCTGAGACTCTGAGTAATGTGGCTAGACGGAAGGCAGAAAGCAAAACTCAAGACAAAAGTGAAG ATGGTGGACAAAAAAATGAGCAGGCAAAAGAGCCAGAGGTTGCCCCAGGcaaagaaacagagaagcaGGAGCAGCCAGAGGACAAGAAG GAAGATGTGCCTGCAGGAGAGGATGGGTCAGGAGACTCAGGAGACTCCCACAGTGATGAAGATGACAGCGATAAGGACAGCAGTGATTCCAGTGACGATGACGATgatgagaaggaggaggaagaggaagtggagAAAGAAGATGAGCCTCTGTCTTTAGAGTGGCCTGATACACTACGTAAACAAGCCACCTATCTCTTTCTGCTGCCCATAGTTTTTCCTCTGTGGCTCACAGTTCCTGACGTGCGAAACCAG AAATCCAGAAGATTTTTTGTGGTCACATTTCTGGGCTCCATTGTGTGGATTGCTGTCTTCTCCTACCTCATGGTGTGGTGGGCCCATCAG GTGGGTGAGACCATTGGCATCTCAGAGGAGATAATGGGCCTGACTATACTGGCTGCAGGGACATCCATCCCCGACCTCATTACCAGTGTAATTGTGGCACGTAAAGGCCTGGGGGACATGGCTGTGTCCAGCTCTGTGGGTAGTAACATCTTTGACATCACTGTGGG ccTACCAGTCCCATGGCTCCTTTACTCATCCATCCACAGTTTGGCTCCAGTGGCTGTCAGCAGCAATGGACTATTCTGTGCTATTGTGCTGCTCTTCCTCATGCTCCTCTTTGTCATCATCTCCATTGCATCCTGTAAGTGGAAGATGAATAAGGTGCTGGGTTTCACCATGTTCCTTCTCTACTTCATCTTCCTGGTGCTTAGTGTGATGCTGGAGGATCGCATCATTGTCTGCCCCATCTCCATCTGA
- the ints14 gene encoding integrator complex subunit 14, with product MPTVVLMDVSLSMTRPVSLDGSEEFQRKNLAVHGLNMLFEHMASNYRLEFTSLMAFSSLWELLVPFTRDYNALQEALSNLEDYDKTCIESALHGVSNVVQQEWGSACPCQVVLVTDGSLGIGKGSLRHSLQTLKQRGDDKKFPLPFPFPTKLFIMCVANAEELQMTDAMDNLEELLRLSGGDGQIFTTEGPLCMKSVQAMFGRLIDYAYSPFHAVLHCGNLSSDVQVFPRPEPVVVDEEVEPMPRTVSTDLEIVGFIEIADISSPPVISRHLVLPIAVNKEVDDVGTGATDELEEEPSASQMAGKSPNFCVLLHGSLKVEGMVALVQLGPEWYGMLYSQADSKKKSNLMMSLFELGAEPLPWLGKISHLGPISEAAENPYGEDDSKSPFPVQPPVKRSYAQNVTVWIKASGLQTDVQKILRNARKLPDKTQTFYKELNRLRKAALAFGFWELLKGVADLLERECTLLPDSAHPDAAFQLSHAAQQLRLASTGDSQYAAFDHNIVPMHTDFSS from the exons ATGCCTACTGTGGTCTTAATGGACGTGTCTTTGTCTATGACACGACCAGTGTCCCTGGATGGCAGCGAAGAGTTTCAGAGGAAAAATCTGGCTGTGCACGGACTCAATATGTTGTTTGAACACATGGCCTCAAACTACCGCCTGGAGTTTACGTCGCTGATggccttttcttctctctgggAGCTCTTGGTGCCTTTTACCAGAGATTACAATGCATTGCAG GAGGCTCTGAGCAACCTGGAAGACTATGACAAAACTTGTATTGAATCGGCTCTTCATGGAGTTAGTAACGTGGTGCAGCAAGAATGGGGCAGTGCCTGTCCGTGTCAG GTGGTGTTGGTTACTGATGGATCTCTTGGGATTGGAAAGGGTTCCCTTCGACATTCCCTGCAAACACTGAAGCAGCGTGGGGATGACAAGAAGTTCCCACTCCCTTTCCCTTTCCCTACCAAACTGTTCATCATGTGTGTAGCCAATGCAGAAGAG TTACAGATGACTGATGCTATGGATAACTTGGAGGAGCTACTTCGTCTCAGTGGGGGGGATGGACAAATCTTTACCACGGAGGGTCCACTTTGCATGAAGAGTGTACAGGCCATGTTTGG gAGGCTGATTGATTACGCCTACTCTCCTTTTCATGCTGTTCTGCATTGTGGAAACCTGTCCTCAGATGTCCAGGTGTTTCCTCGGCCTGAGCCTGTTGTGGTGGACGAAGAGGTGGAGCCCATGCCCCGAACAGTCAGCACAG ATCTGGAAATTGTGGGCTTTATTGAAATCGCTGATATTTCCAGTCCTCCTGTGATATCAAGACACTTGGTACTGCCTATTGCTGTAAACAAAG AAGTGGATGACGTGGGCACAGGGGCTACAGACGAGCTTGAGGAAGAACCCTCTGCCAGTCAAATGGCAGGCAAAAGTCCAAACTTTTGTGTACTCTTGCATGGCAGTTTGAAAGTTGAGGGCATGGTGGCACTGGTCCAGTTGGG GCCAGAGTGGTATGGCATGCTGTACTCCCAAGCAGACAGTAAGAAGAAATCAAACCTGATGATGTCACTGTTTGAGCTTGGCGCAGAACCTCTCCCTTGGCTAGGCAAGATTTCACATTTGGGTCCAATCTCAG aAGCTGCTGAAAATCCTTATGGAGAGGATGACAGTAAAAGTCCTTTTCCTGTGCAGCCACCAGTTAAACGAAGCTATGCCCAGAATGTCACTGTTTGGATTAAGGCCAGTGGACTACAG ACAGATGTCCAAAAGATTCTGAGGAATGCAAGAAAATTACCAGATAAAACTCAAACCTTTTATAAG GAACTGAACCGTCTACGGAAAGCTGCCTTGGCTTTTGGCTTCTGGGAGCTCCTGAAGGGAGTGGCTGATCTGCTGGAGAGAGAGTGCACTTTGTTGCCAGACTCTGCCCATCCGGATGCTGCTTTCCAGCTGTCCCATGCTGCACAGCAACTAAGACTGGCCAGCACTGGTGATTCCCAGTATGCTGCTTTTGATCACAACATTGTCCCCATGCACACTGACTTCTCAAGCTGA
- the hacd3 gene encoding very-long-chain (3R)-3-hydroxyacyl-CoA dehydratase — MALTPLVYWAQRHEEIYLRVELIDAQNIAVHVHENILQFRAQGHGAKGQNQYKFSLDFLLPVKPEVSYKSTQRQVNITVRKEQRGWWERLIIQERKPVFLVPDFDRWLDESDAEMEIREKEEKRNRLKASRRKEEGFVSLKTGYLFVYNLVQFLGFSWIFVNMTVRLFIFGQDSLYDTFHTISDVMFFCQILATVEVLNAAFGVVRTGVSPTLIQVVGRNFILFIIFGSLEEMHHRPVVFFVFYLWSAIEMFRYPFYMLGCFNTEWKTLTWLRYTIWIPLYPLGVLAEAVAVIQSIPIFDETKVFSIPLPKVIGTSISFSYVLHIYLVLMFLGLYINFRHLYKQRKRRFHTKKRKAN, encoded by the exons ATGGCACTCACACCTCTCGTTTACTGGGCTCAGCGCCATGAAGAAATATACCTGCGAGTGGAGCTGATTGACGCTCAG aATATTGCCGTTCATGTTCATGAAAACATCCTTCAGTTTAGAG CCCAGGGCCATGGTGCAAAAGGACAAAATCAATACAAGTTCAGCTTGGATTTTCTCTTACCAGTAAAACCAGAG GTAAGCTACAAGTCCACGCAGCGGCAGGTGAATATTACTGTGCGGAAGGAGCAGCGTGGCTGGTGGGAAAGATTGATCATTCAGGAGCGTAAACCTGTCTTCCTGGTACCTGATTTTGACCGATGGCTAGACGAGTCAGATGCTGAGATGGAGATCCGGGAAAAG gaggagaaaaggaaCCGGCTAAAGGCTTCACGACGTAAAGAGGAAG GTTTTGTCAGCCTAAAAACaggatatttgtttgtttacaaccTGGTACAGTTCCTCGGTTTTTCATGGATCTTTGTCAACATGACTGTGCGGCTCTTTATCTTTGGCCAAG ATTCTCTCTATGACACATTTCATACCATTTCGGATGTAATGTTCTTCTGCCAAATCCTGGCAACGGTAGAGGTCCTCAATGCTGCGTTTGGTGTTGTCAGAACAGGTGTTTCTCCAACACTTATACAG GTGGTTGGAAGGAATTTTATCCTCTTCATCATTTTTGGTAGTTTGGAGGAAATGCACCACCGGccagttgtgttttttgttttctatctgtGGAGTGCCATCGAGATGTTTAG GTATCCATTTTACATGCTGGGCTGTTTCAATACAGAGTGGAAAACCCTCACCTGGCTACGGTACACCATCTGGATACCACTGTACCCATTAGGTGTATTGGCTGAAG CTGTTGCTGTGATACAGTCCATTCCAATCTTTGACGAGACCAAAGTCTTCAGCATTCCTCTGCCAAAGGTCATTGGTACCTCCATCAGCTTCTCTTACGTCCTGCACATTTATCTTGTTCTCATGTTTCTAG GATTATATATCAACTTTCGTCATCTGTACAAGCAGAGGAAGAGGCGTTTCCATACCAAGAAGAGGAAAGCAAATTGA
- the ppcdc gene encoding phosphopantothenoylcysteine decarboxylase isoform X1: MQTEDHVSVLKNDLQKSQGEFCILIGVTGSVAALKLPILVSQLRLLSGVDIRVVTTEYAKHFYNPEEVSTKIYSDKDEWKLWRQRSDPVLHIELRRWADLFVIAPLDANTLGKIANGICDNLLTCVVRAWDTSRPLLFCPAMNTAMWRHPITAQQVSRLKEFGYVEIPCIAKKLVCGDEGIGAMAEVSTIVSVVEQYIKKPDESFQKR; encoded by the exons ATGCAGACAGAGGACCACgtttctgttttgaaaaatgatttaCAGAAATCTCAAGGGGAATTTTGTATCCTTATTGGTGTTACGGGAAGCGTTGCAGCCTTGAAACTACCCATCTTGGTCTCACAGCTTCGCCTTCTTTCTGGG GTGGATATAAGAGTGGTGACCACAGAGTATGCCAAGCACTTCTACAACCCCGAAGAAGTTTCAACAAAAATCTACAGTGACAAGGATGAGTGGAAG CTTTGGAGGCAGAGATCTGACCCTGTGCTACATATTGAGCTAAGGCGCTGGGCAGACCTGTTTGTCATTGCCCCCTTAGATGCTAATACTCTCGGAAAGATTGCTAATGGAATTTGTGACAATCTGCTC ACATGTGTGGTCAGAGCCTGGGATACCAGTCGACCTCTCCTCTTCTGCCCTGCAATGAACACAGCTATGTGGCGGCATCCCATTACAGCACAGCAGGTATCCAGACTAAAAGAGTTTGGATATGTGGAAATTCCCTGTATTGCTAAGAAGCTTGTGTGTGGTGATGAAG GTATAGGAGCGATGGCGGAGGTATCGACTATTGTCAGTGTTGTCGAACAGTATATTAAGAAACCAGATGAGTCATTTCAGAAAAGATAA
- the ppcdc gene encoding phosphopantothenoylcysteine decarboxylase isoform X2 produces MQTEDHVSVLKNDLQKSQGEFCILIGVTGSVAALKLPILVSQLRLLSGVDIRVVTTEYAKHFYNPEEVSTKIYSDKDEWKTCVVRAWDTSRPLLFCPAMNTAMWRHPITAQQVSRLKEFGYVEIPCIAKKLVCGDEGIGAMAEVSTIVSVVEQYIKKPDESFQKR; encoded by the exons ATGCAGACAGAGGACCACgtttctgttttgaaaaatgatttaCAGAAATCTCAAGGGGAATTTTGTATCCTTATTGGTGTTACGGGAAGCGTTGCAGCCTTGAAACTACCCATCTTGGTCTCACAGCTTCGCCTTCTTTCTGGG GTGGATATAAGAGTGGTGACCACAGAGTATGCCAAGCACTTCTACAACCCCGAAGAAGTTTCAACAAAAATCTACAGTGACAAGGATGAGTGGAAG ACATGTGTGGTCAGAGCCTGGGATACCAGTCGACCTCTCCTCTTCTGCCCTGCAATGAACACAGCTATGTGGCGGCATCCCATTACAGCACAGCAGGTATCCAGACTAAAAGAGTTTGGATATGTGGAAATTCCCTGTATTGCTAAGAAGCTTGTGTGTGGTGATGAAG GTATAGGAGCGATGGCGGAGGTATCGACTATTGTCAGTGTTGTCGAACAGTATATTAAGAAACCAGATGAGTCATTTCAGAAAAGATAA